A single genomic interval of Candidatus Bipolaricaulis anaerobius harbors:
- a CDS encoding DUF58 domain-containing protein yields MTDGPLSPSELRALARARITLRRPGGTLPGGHLARRKGTSVEFADYRPYQPGDDFRLIDWAVYARHRRLVTKTFAHEVEAPLYLFLDTSRSMGEGNKASFARRLAAALAFVAYRGQDRFAIYPFRDALVATPAPRRGRVALSTAFQSLMELSAAGETDLPRSLAAWAELGPEPGLCVLISDFLCPDGYRDGLLALRHGRHAVASVQVLSAADLDPPRWGEVRLRDVETHRGKSLVLGAGAARAYRAALREWNEGLAAACRELRMAYFLFRSDAAPVEAALTVLAGWGR; encoded by the coding sequence ATGACCGATGGCCCCCTCTCCCCGTCCGAGTTGCGGGCCCTGGCGCGGGCCCGGATCACCCTCCGCCGGCCGGGGGGAACCCTCCCCGGTGGCCACCTCGCACGGCGCAAGGGGACATCCGTAGAGTTCGCCGACTACCGCCCCTATCAACCGGGGGACGACTTCCGCCTCATCGACTGGGCCGTGTACGCCCGCCACCGGCGGCTGGTGACGAAGACTTTCGCCCACGAGGTGGAGGCACCTCTGTACCTGTTCCTCGACACAAGCCGCTCGATGGGGGAGGGCAACAAGGCCTCGTTCGCACGGCGCCTCGCCGCGGCCCTCGCGTTCGTCGCCTACCGCGGCCAGGACCGGTTCGCGATCTACCCGTTCCGCGACGCGCTCGTCGCCACCCCGGCACCGCGCCGGGGGAGGGTTGCCCTCTCCACCGCGTTCCAGTCCCTCATGGAACTTTCCGCCGCGGGCGAGACCGACCTCCCCCGGTCCCTCGCCGCGTGGGCCGAACTAGGGCCTGAGCCAGGCCTGTGCGTCCTCATCTCCGATTTCCTGTGTCCGGATGGGTACCGGGATGGGCTCCTCGCCCTCCGCCACGGCCGACATGCCGTGGCTTCGGTGCAGGTCCTGTCCGCGGCCGATCTCGATCCGCCCCGGTGGGGGGAGGTGCGGCTCCGCGACGTGGAGACCCACCGCGGGAAATCCCTCGTCCTCGGGGCAGGCGCAGCCCGCGCTTACCGCGCGGCACTCCGGGAGTGGAACGAGGGACTGGCCGCAGCATGTCGGGAGCTACGCATGGCCTACTTCCTGTTCCGGAGCGATGCCGCGCCGGTCGAGGCCGCGTTGACCGTCCTCGCGGGGTGGGGCCGGTGA
- a CDS encoding VWA domain-containing protein yields the protein MSFLLPWGWAWLTSGLVVVALYLLRRREREEPVSALFLWERIPPDRASRMARLRARFDLLLLLQLLAVTLFAVGLAHPIVRVPRTAGATAIVLDGSASMAATGRADAALAEARRLIGDSSGPWSVVVWADPPRVLVPRTANREEVLALLGAYRPTLGARPPLGEALALLPSGFGRTVVITDDPLPDPGVEIVALPALDNLAIVAFAARSTPDGSGYEALVRVRNDTDRYQDVQVAVHTGAGTYLGSRLLSPGSEDRFVFQIGLVQTSLRAELLPEDGFPWDNVRYAALEGGATVRVRWVGEEDRYLWAALQAAVPVERVGSGGWDLTVAVRTELPVAPPGPLLLVGAGSPEASLGEPEPAGPIRGEASPLLRHVVPEEFRASAVHPLTLPPDATVDLWAGDAPALSHWERTDGRRVLLTLDLPRSNLPLTVDFPILLRNVVTWLLPYRPRPTLVVGEAIELPPGTEVSTPAGPVSGVWIPDRPGLYELRGARREVIAVNVPYEESLPGRVAVPTAVPISKTLADLTAWPWLGAAAFLVLTAEWGLARRRGV from the coding sequence GTGAGCTTCCTCCTTCCGTGGGGATGGGCCTGGCTCACCTCCGGGCTGGTCGTGGTCGCCCTGTACCTCCTCCGGCGGCGGGAGCGGGAGGAGCCCGTGTCCGCCCTGTTCCTGTGGGAGAGGATCCCCCCCGATCGGGCGAGCCGCATGGCACGGCTGCGCGCCCGGTTCGACCTCCTGCTCCTCCTCCAACTCCTCGCGGTGACCCTGTTCGCGGTCGGCCTCGCCCACCCCATCGTCCGTGTCCCCCGCACCGCCGGGGCGACGGCGATCGTCCTCGATGGCTCAGCGTCGATGGCCGCAACGGGCCGGGCCGACGCGGCACTGGCTGAGGCCCGGCGGCTGATCGGGGATTCCTCTGGCCCGTGGTCGGTCGTGGTGTGGGCCGACCCGCCGCGGGTCCTCGTCCCGCGCACCGCGAACCGCGAGGAGGTCCTCGCCCTCCTTGGCGCGTACCGCCCCACCCTTGGCGCCCGACCGCCCCTCGGCGAGGCCCTTGCCCTCCTCCCCAGCGGGTTCGGCCGCACCGTCGTCATCACCGATGACCCGCTTCCCGACCCCGGCGTGGAGATCGTCGCCCTCCCCGCCCTGGACAACCTGGCGATCGTCGCGTTCGCGGCCCGCTCAACCCCCGACGGGTCGGGGTACGAGGCCCTGGTGCGGGTCCGCAATGACACGGACCGGTACCAGGATGTCCAGGTGGCCGTCCACACCGGTGCGGGGACGTACCTCGGGTCGCGGCTCCTCTCGCCGGGGTCCGAGGATCGGTTCGTGTTCCAGATCGGGCTCGTCCAGACCTCGCTCCGTGCCGAACTCCTCCCCGAAGATGGGTTCCCATGGGACAACGTGCGCTACGCCGCCCTTGAGGGAGGAGCCACGGTCCGCGTGCGGTGGGTGGGCGAGGAGGACCGCTACCTGTGGGCCGCCCTGCAGGCGGCGGTCCCCGTAGAACGGGTCGGCTCCGGGGGTTGGGATCTCACCGTGGCCGTGCGGACCGAGTTGCCCGTTGCCCCGCCCGGGCCCCTCCTCCTCGTCGGGGCGGGCTCTCCCGAGGCCTCCCTCGGCGAACCCGAGCCGGCCGGGCCGATCCGGGGCGAGGCATCGCCCCTCCTCCGCCACGTCGTCCCCGAGGAGTTCCGTGCCAGCGCCGTGCATCCGCTGACCCTCCCCCCCGACGCGACCGTGGACCTGTGGGCGGGGGATGCCCCGGCCCTCAGCCACTGGGAACGCACCGACGGGCGCCGGGTCCTCCTCACCCTGGACCTCCCCCGGTCCAACCTCCCCCTGACGGTGGACTTCCCGATCCTCCTCCGGAACGTGGTTACCTGGCTCCTGCCTTACCGGCCGCGGCCGACCCTCGTCGTGGGGGAAGCGATCGAACTGCCGCCGGGGACGGAGGTGAGCACCCCAGCCGGCCCGGTGAGTGGGGTGTGGATCCCCGACCGACCTGGGCTGTACGAGCTCCGCGGGGCGCGGCGGGAGGTGATCGCCGTGAACGTGCCGTACGAAGAGTCCCTCCCCGGCCGGGTTGCGGTTCCCACCGCGGTCCCCATATCCAAGACCCTGGCTGATCTCACCGCCTGGCCGTGGCTCGGGGCGGCGGCCTTCCTCGTCCTCACTGCCGAGTGGGGCCTGGCGCGGCGGAGGGGGGTCTGA
- a CDS encoding VWA domain-containing protein codes for MRFLTPWALAGLVPAVVVLILSLRRRALLGRAVTLALLALALAGPEVAVRQTGETVLFLVDRSASVGEEATNALPELTSSVLARGGKVGVISFADGSQVSQWPGVGEIPNGGAFSSFGTNIGAAVDLALALAPAGAQIVLLSDGRATGGDLLAAAARARSQRVPIHVCSVGQTDLVRLAEFTGPREAPLGTIALAATVEASQPTAATAHLYRGGEEIRAIPLDLPAGRTRLSLADAPPEAGFWSYRVEVRANGDRIPENNALPWGVAVGEPPGIVVVGLGPTATDELLTAAGLTFRRREALAVEDLAGAGLVILDDYPLALLGTRTLDALRSYVAGGGGLLVIQGRQAVAGYLGPVEELLPVTYTVPERVQEATAAVVFVLDRSSSMSAQAGGATKIDLLKEAAAAAVEAMPGEDIVGAVAFDRYPQWIVRPGPVSEVREELFEGLRRLTADGGTYLFTALDQAVKALLPLEARVRHAIVISDGKTIRDEAALSALLAEVSETGVGVTTIAIGTDPDPEVLRTLAEVSGGRSYELAAMTDLRPVLVQETERVSRPRFMERETAVLPGPGATAFPLSGELPPLAGYTLTFPKPTADVAFLSPAGDPLLARWRVGLGQVAVLNADMSGIWTRDWLRSPQLGELWGLLLGHLWGERQRVRVDWEVVGPTLRLGVEAAEGGRWTNRLELTGELVGPRRSWSLSFEQVAPGRYEASLATPGSGAYLLTVSEPSGRYGGSFPVVLPYSAELAAFGPDLDALSTIARLSGGEFVRDELLPPSSGAGRAWTPIGRALLWAAACSLLLDLALRKLLV; via the coding sequence ATGCGCTTCCTCACCCCGTGGGCCCTTGCTGGGCTCGTGCCGGCCGTAGTCGTGCTCATCCTCTCCCTCCGCCGGCGGGCCCTCCTCGGACGGGCCGTGACGCTCGCCCTCCTCGCCCTCGCCCTCGCCGGCCCGGAGGTCGCCGTCCGCCAGACCGGGGAGACGGTCCTCTTCCTCGTCGACCGATCGGCGAGCGTGGGCGAGGAGGCAACGAACGCCCTCCCCGAGCTCACTTCCTCCGTCCTCGCCCGCGGGGGGAAGGTCGGGGTGATCTCGTTCGCCGACGGGTCCCAGGTTTCGCAGTGGCCGGGGGTGGGCGAGATCCCGAACGGGGGAGCGTTCTCGTCGTTCGGGACCAACATCGGGGCGGCGGTGGACCTCGCGCTCGCCCTGGCCCCCGCTGGGGCGCAGATCGTGCTCCTGTCCGACGGCCGCGCGACAGGGGGGGACCTCCTCGCCGCTGCGGCGCGGGCCCGCAGCCAACGGGTTCCGATCCACGTCTGCTCCGTCGGCCAGACTGACCTCGTCCGGTTGGCTGAATTCACGGGTCCCCGCGAGGCGCCGCTGGGGACGATCGCCCTCGCCGCCACGGTCGAGGCTTCGCAGCCGACCGCGGCCACGGCCCATCTCTACCGGGGTGGTGAGGAGATCCGGGCCATTCCCCTCGACCTCCCTGCCGGGCGGACGCGCCTCTCCCTGGCCGATGCGCCCCCCGAGGCCGGGTTCTGGAGCTACCGGGTGGAGGTGAGGGCGAACGGCGATCGGATCCCTGAGAACAACGCCCTTCCGTGGGGGGTAGCCGTGGGCGAGCCGCCGGGGATCGTCGTCGTTGGGTTGGGTCCGACCGCGACCGACGAGCTCCTCACCGCGGCGGGGCTCACGTTCCGGCGGCGGGAGGCCCTCGCGGTGGAGGATTTGGCCGGAGCGGGGCTGGTGATCCTCGACGACTACCCCCTCGCGCTCCTCGGCACCCGCACCCTCGACGCGCTCCGGTCGTACGTCGCCGGGGGGGGCGGGCTCCTCGTCATCCAGGGTCGCCAGGCCGTGGCCGGCTACCTCGGCCCCGTCGAGGAACTGCTTCCCGTGACCTACACCGTCCCCGAGCGGGTCCAGGAGGCGACGGCAGCGGTGGTGTTCGTCCTCGACCGGTCTAGCTCGATGTCCGCCCAGGCCGGAGGCGCGACGAAGATCGACCTCCTCAAAGAGGCCGCCGCGGCCGCGGTGGAGGCAATGCCGGGGGAGGACATCGTCGGTGCGGTCGCATTCGACCGGTATCCACAGTGGATCGTGCGCCCGGGCCCCGTGTCCGAGGTCCGCGAGGAGCTGTTTGAGGGGCTGCGCAGGCTGACCGCAGACGGGGGGACATACCTGTTCACCGCCCTCGACCAGGCGGTGAAGGCCCTCCTCCCGCTCGAGGCCCGCGTCCGCCACGCGATCGTGATCTCCGACGGGAAGACGATCCGCGACGAGGCCGCCCTGAGCGCGCTCCTCGCAGAGGTGAGCGAAACGGGGGTCGGCGTGACGACGATCGCCATCGGGACCGATCCCGATCCTGAGGTCCTCCGCACGCTGGCCGAGGTGAGTGGGGGGCGGTCCTATGAACTGGCGGCGATGACCGATCTCCGGCCGGTGCTCGTGCAGGAGACGGAGCGCGTGTCCCGCCCCCGGTTCATGGAGCGGGAGACGGCCGTCCTCCCCGGACCGGGGGCTACCGCGTTCCCTCTATCGGGGGAGCTCCCCCCCCTTGCCGGCTACACCCTCACCTTCCCCAAGCCCACCGCCGACGTCGCGTTCCTCTCGCCCGCCGGCGATCCCCTCCTCGCCCGCTGGCGGGTCGGCCTCGGGCAGGTGGCGGTGCTCAACGCTGACATGTCTGGGATCTGGACGAGGGATTGGCTCCGCTCCCCCCAGCTCGGCGAGCTGTGGGGCCTCCTCCTTGGGCATCTGTGGGGCGAGCGGCAGCGCGTGCGCGTGGACTGGGAGGTCGTCGGGCCGACCCTGCGCCTGGGGGTGGAGGCGGCCGAGGGCGGGCGGTGGACGAACCGCCTCGAGCTCACTGGCGAGCTCGTCGGTCCCCGCAGATCGTGGTCGCTTTCCTTCGAGCAGGTCGCACCGGGGCGGTACGAGGCCTCCCTCGCTACCCCTGGGTCCGGGGCGTACCTCCTCACGGTGAGCGAGCCCTCCGGCCGCTACGGGGGGTCGTTCCCGGTCGTCCTCCCCTACTCGGCCGAGCTCGCCGCGTTCGGTCCCGACCTCGACGCCCTGAGTACGATCGCGCGCCTGTCAGGGGGCGAGTTCGTGCGCGACGAGCTCCTCCCCCCCTCATCGGGGGCGGGGCGAGCGTGGACCCCGATCGGCCGGGCCCTCCTCTGGGCAGCGGCGTGTTCCCTCCTCCTCGATCTCGCATTGCGCAAACTTCTCGTGTAG
- a CDS encoding HD-GYP domain-containing protein: MAAGLVCCVFYLSQIKLTSEFALTWILLVVVDFLAEIYEVELIPERRTSVAVSVGAAAVFIGGAPLGIATLCVGSLAAEVLLRWNKLARGPGKFFTFVGFNLGQLMISVTAAGLVLEAMGGAPPPYASGTDFIPLVVAFLTYDIVNASLVAMILHLTEGVRFTYLLRFDLRHLHVQFLTLGVLAILMAIVYPLSPWYVLLVGSPLMVVQISIRSYARLRQQAKEAFERITRIVGERDFYTGTHSANVAELAVKLTRKLRLPDEVVDQVEAAARVHDLGKIAIPDSILLKPGKLTAEEWALVKRHPVVGAELLQGLEIYEEIADVVRHEHEHWDGGGYPDGLSGEKIPLGSRIIAVADVWSALTTDRPYRPAYTADEARTILKAMAEKELDPKLVDLFLTVVN, translated from the coding sequence GTGGCGGCAGGCTTGGTATGCTGCGTCTTCTACCTGAGTCAAATCAAGCTTACTTCCGAGTTTGCCCTGACCTGGATCTTGCTTGTGGTCGTCGACTTCCTTGCCGAGATCTACGAGGTGGAGTTGATCCCGGAGAGAAGGACGTCAGTGGCTGTATCGGTTGGCGCCGCCGCCGTTTTCATCGGCGGAGCTCCACTAGGGATCGCGACGTTATGCGTCGGGTCGCTGGCAGCTGAGGTTCTTCTGCGGTGGAACAAGCTGGCCCGGGGGCCGGGGAAGTTCTTCACCTTTGTCGGATTCAACCTCGGCCAACTCATGATCTCGGTCACGGCGGCGGGCCTCGTCCTCGAAGCTATGGGTGGAGCTCCTCCGCCCTACGCCTCCGGGACAGACTTCATCCCTCTGGTGGTGGCGTTCCTGACCTACGACATTGTCAATGCGTCACTCGTGGCGATGATCCTCCACCTCACGGAGGGGGTGCGCTTCACCTACCTTCTCCGGTTCGACCTTCGTCATCTCCACGTTCAGTTCCTAACCTTGGGAGTACTAGCGATCCTGATGGCGATCGTGTACCCCCTCTCCCCATGGTACGTGCTCCTCGTGGGGAGCCCGCTCATGGTCGTCCAGATTTCCATCCGCAGCTACGCACGGCTGCGCCAGCAAGCCAAGGAGGCGTTCGAGAGGATCACCCGGATCGTCGGGGAACGTGACTTCTACACCGGGACCCACTCTGCGAACGTGGCCGAGCTCGCCGTGAAACTGACCCGGAAGCTGCGGCTGCCGGATGAAGTGGTGGACCAGGTCGAGGCCGCAGCCCGCGTCCACGATCTGGGCAAGATCGCGATCCCGGACAGCATCCTTCTCAAGCCAGGGAAGCTCACCGCGGAGGAGTGGGCACTGGTGAAGCGCCACCCCGTCGTCGGGGCGGAACTCCTCCAGGGGCTAGAGATTTACGAGGAGATCGCGGATGTCGTGCGGCACGAGCACGAGCACTGGGATGGCGGGGGATACCCCGATGGGCTGAGCGGGGAGAAAATCCCCTTGGGGTCGCGGATCATCGCCGTGGCCGATGTGTGGAGCGCCCTCACCACCGACCGCCCCTACCGCCCAGCCTACACCGCAGACGAGGCGCGCACGATCCTCAAGGCCATGGCGGAGAAGGAGCTCGATCCCAAGCTCGTGGACCTCTTCCTCACGGTCGTGAACTGA
- a CDS encoding DUF5317 domain-containing protein has product MPLLWAVGIGIVAGLIRRGNLANLGQLRLRAPWLILIALLIQVLIFPVGTRGPLIPGGTAYLHLVSYASLAAFIGLNRRYSEFLIMGVGLALNLIVVAANGGYMPASATALDRAGLSEVAAALQEGGRSGNTILMGEGTRLNFLGDFLYLPGGVPLASAFSIGDIVLGLGLAVLLARRMVNRARPNHQGTGSDPAPG; this is encoded by the coding sequence ATGCCGCTCCTCTGGGCCGTCGGGATCGGGATCGTGGCCGGGCTCATCCGCCGAGGGAACTTGGCGAACCTCGGCCAGCTCAGGCTGCGCGCTCCCTGGTTGATCCTCATCGCCCTCTTGATCCAGGTCCTCATCTTTCCCGTGGGGACCAGGGGCCCCCTCATCCCCGGGGGCACAGCCTACCTCCACCTCGTCTCCTATGCCTCCCTTGCGGCATTCATCGGACTGAACCGCCGCTACTCGGAGTTCCTCATCATGGGGGTGGGGCTGGCCCTCAACCTGATCGTGGTCGCCGCCAACGGGGGATACATGCCGGCCTCGGCGACGGCCCTCGACCGGGCCGGGCTGTCCGAGGTGGCGGCCGCCCTCCAGGAAGGAGGCCGGTCGGGAAACACGATCCTCATGGGCGAGGGAACGCGCCTCAACTTCCTCGGGGACTTCCTCTACCTCCCGGGGGGGGTCCCCCTCGCCTCAGCGTTCAGCATCGGAGATATCGTCCTAGGCCTGGGGTTGGCCGTGCTCCTCGCCCGGCGCATGGTCAACCGGGCTAGACCCAACCATCAAGGGACAGGTTCGGATCCGGCACCAGGGTGA
- the tsaD gene encoding tRNA (adenosine(37)-N6)-threonylcarbamoyltransferase complex transferase subunit TsaD, whose translation MIALGIETSCDETAVAILRGGDEILANLVYSQTDLHARYGGVMPEAASRDHLRKLPSLVAEALATAGIGWDGIELVGVTYGPGLVGPLLVGMSHAAGIAVARDVPLIGVNHLAAHLFAQRLSEPAAGPPFLGLVASGGHTLLVRVRQWGDYKVVGGTRDDAAGEALDKVGRLVGLGYPAGPRMDELARQGDPTAVAFPRPMIGSGLDMSFAGLKTAAVYWLRDHPSTPVPDLCASYLEAVVDVLAEKAVQAARRLELTRIVVVGGVAANRRLREVLPLRAGERGIEVAFPPPALCTDNAAIVAACAHHRFTALGCPGSLTLVPDPNLSLDGWV comes from the coding sequence ATGATCGCCCTCGGTATCGAGACCTCCTGTGACGAGACGGCGGTGGCGATCCTCCGGGGAGGCGACGAGATCCTGGCGAACCTCGTCTACTCCCAGACCGACCTCCACGCCCGCTATGGGGGGGTGATGCCGGAGGCGGCGTCGCGGGACCACTTGCGCAAGCTGCCGTCCCTCGTCGCGGAAGCCCTCGCCACGGCGGGGATCGGCTGGGACGGGATCGAACTGGTCGGGGTGACCTACGGGCCGGGCCTCGTCGGCCCGCTCCTCGTGGGGATGTCCCATGCCGCGGGGATCGCCGTGGCGCGGGACGTGCCCCTGATCGGGGTGAACCACCTCGCCGCCCACCTCTTCGCCCAGCGCCTGAGCGAGCCGGCAGCGGGGCCACCGTTCCTGGGGCTCGTCGCCTCCGGGGGACACACCCTCCTCGTCCGGGTGCGGCAGTGGGGGGACTACAAGGTCGTCGGTGGGACGCGGGACGACGCGGCGGGGGAGGCGCTCGACAAGGTGGGGCGCCTCGTGGGCCTGGGGTACCCCGCCGGGCCGCGGATGGACGAACTGGCCCGCCAGGGAGATCCCACCGCGGTCGCGTTCCCCCGACCGATGATCGGGTCGGGCCTCGACATGAGCTTCGCCGGCCTCAAGACCGCAGCCGTGTACTGGCTGCGGGATCACCCGTCCACGCCTGTCCCCGACCTGTGCGCAAGCTACCTCGAGGCGGTGGTGGACGTCCTCGCGGAGAAAGCGGTCCAGGCGGCGCGGAGGCTTGAGCTCACACGGATCGTGGTCGTGGGGGGCGTTGCTGCCAACCGTCGGTTGCGGGAGGTCCTGCCCCTACGCGCCGGCGAGCGCGGGATTGAAGTCGCGTTCCCTCCTCCGGCGCTGTGCACGGACAACGCAGCGATCGTCGCCGCCTGCGCCCACCATCGGTTCACCGCGCTCGGTTGCCCCGGCTCCCTCACCCTGGTGCCGGATCCGAACCTGTCCCTTGATGGTTGGGTCTAG